The proteins below come from a single Streptomyces sp. B3I8 genomic window:
- the nadA gene encoding quinolinate synthase NadA, whose product MTTAQTPELDVQPSPLALLLLGREADPRSERGVECPGDLPSPSDPDLVERARAAKEKLGDKVFVLGHHYQRDEVIQFADVTGDSFKLARDAAARPEAEYIVFCGVHFMAESADILTSADQKVVLPDLAAGCSMADMATAEQVAECWDVLTEAGIAEQVVPVSYMNSSADIKAFTGRHGGTICTSSNAKRALEWAFAQGEPETTKVLFLPDQHLGRNTAVRDMGMSLEDCVVYNPHKPNGGLTVEELRAAKMILWRGHCSVHGRFSLESVNDVRARIPGVNVLVHPECRHEVVAAADHVGSTEYIIKALEAAPAGSKWAIGTELNLVRRLANRFAPEGKEIVFLDRTVCFCSTMNRIDLPHLVWTLESLAEGTLVNRIEVDAETEAFAKLALERMLALP is encoded by the coding sequence GTGACCACGGCCCAGACCCCCGAGCTCGACGTACAGCCCTCACCCCTCGCCCTGCTGCTGCTCGGCCGGGAGGCCGACCCGAGGAGCGAACGCGGTGTGGAGTGCCCAGGCGACCTGCCCTCGCCGTCCGACCCGGACCTGGTCGAGCGCGCCCGTGCGGCCAAGGAGAAGCTCGGGGACAAGGTCTTCGTGCTCGGCCACCACTACCAGCGCGACGAGGTCATCCAGTTCGCGGACGTCACCGGCGACTCCTTCAAGCTGGCCCGCGACGCCGCGGCCCGCCCGGAGGCGGAGTACATCGTCTTCTGCGGTGTGCACTTCATGGCCGAGTCCGCCGACATCCTGACCTCCGCCGACCAGAAGGTCGTCCTGCCCGACCTGGCCGCCGGCTGCTCCATGGCCGACATGGCGACGGCCGAGCAGGTCGCCGAGTGCTGGGACGTGCTCACCGAGGCGGGCATCGCCGAGCAGGTGGTGCCGGTGTCGTACATGAACTCCTCCGCCGACATCAAGGCCTTCACCGGCAGGCACGGCGGCACGATCTGCACCTCCTCCAACGCGAAGCGGGCCCTGGAGTGGGCGTTCGCGCAGGGCGAGCCGGAGACGACGAAGGTGCTGTTCCTGCCCGACCAGCACCTCGGGCGCAACACCGCCGTCCGCGACATGGGGATGTCACTGGAGGACTGCGTCGTCTACAACCCGCACAAGCCGAACGGCGGGCTGACGGTGGAGGAGCTGCGGGCCGCCAAGATGATCCTGTGGCGAGGCCACTGCTCGGTGCACGGCCGCTTCAGCCTGGAGTCGGTGAACGACGTGCGGGCCCGGATTCCGGGCGTCAACGTGCTGGTGCACCCCGAGTGCCGGCACGAGGTCGTCGCCGCGGCGGACCACGTCGGCTCGACGGAGTACATCATCAAGGCCCTGGAGGCGGCCCCGGCCGGGTCCAAGTGGGCGATCGGCACGGAGCTGAACCTGGTACGGCGGCTGGCGAACCGTTTCGCCCCCGAGGGCAAGGAGATCGTCTTCCTCGACCGCACGGTCTGCTTCTGCTCGACGATGAACCGGATCGACCTGCCGCACCTGGTGTGGACGCTGGAGTCGCTGGCGGAGGGGACGCTGGTGAACCGGATCGAGGTGGACGCGGAGACGGAGGCGTTCGCCAAGCTGGCGCTCGAGCGGATGCTGGCGCTTCCGTAA
- a CDS encoding iron-sulfur cluster assembly accessory protein: MSVSDETTTVTDGIILTDAAASKVKALLDQEGRDDLALRVAVQPGGCSGLRYQLFFDERSLDGDVKKDFGGVAVVTDRMSAPYLGGATVDFVDTIEKQGFTIDNPNATGSCACGDSFS, from the coding sequence ATGTCCGTATCGGACGAGACCACCACCGTCACCGACGGCATCATCCTGACGGACGCCGCCGCGTCCAAGGTCAAGGCCCTGCTCGACCAGGAAGGCCGTGACGACCTCGCGCTGCGCGTCGCCGTCCAGCCCGGCGGCTGCTCCGGCCTGCGCTACCAGCTCTTCTTCGACGAGCGCTCGCTCGACGGCGACGTGAAGAAGGACTTCGGCGGGGTCGCGGTCGTCACCGACCGCATGAGCGCGCCGTACCTGGGCGGGGCGACCGTCGACTTCGTGGACACGATCGAGAAGCAGGGCTTCACGATCGACAACCCGAACGCGACGGGCTCCTGCGCCTGCGGCGACTCCTTCAGCTGA